In the Acidimicrobiales bacterium genome, one interval contains:
- the ppk1 gene encoding polyphosphate kinase 1: protein MDDDFPYINRELSWLDFNDRVLAIADDETVPLLERAKFLAIHSSNLDEFFQVRVAGVVNQLAAGVGKLAPDAMNRSQILAGIREKVQQQHERAERIFHTELVPALATEGIAYSNWQSLDDDDREFLDVMFRDRMFPVLTPLAVDPAHPFPYISNKSLNLAVFLRHPEGGALQFARVKVPPILPRFVVMPDGERFVPLEQVIAVHLGELFPGMDVVSHVPFRVTRDTDIEIDDDTAADLMEEIESQLARRRFGGAVRLEVEQHVEDEALELLQRELRIDPQHIYLLDGPLDMTGLWSLYNLDRPELKYETYTPQIPPAFLRARAAGRSIWATLRDQDVLVHHPYESFVSSVEEFVARAAKDPWTLAIKMTLYRTASDSTIVDSLIEAAQAGKQVVVLVELKARFDEEANIGFARRLERAGVHVAYGLVGLKTHSKTALVVRQEGDTIRRYGHIGTGNYNAQTARIYEDLGVFTSDPEVGADLTYLFNSLTGYSADDKFNRLVIAPQSVRPAILELIDIESHYDDGHIVMKMNSLVDPEIIQALYEASRRGTRVDLIVRGICCLVPDIEGVSENINVVSIVGRYLEHSRIYRFGSAARGYHHLIGSADMMQRNLDGRVECLAPVSSPNDVDRLNRMIDLYLDEDAIAWHLDNEGVWSLHRDEHSFDVQEAMEQGAAAAYLYGRQETI from the coding sequence ATGGACGACGACTTCCCCTACATCAACCGTGAGCTGAGCTGGCTCGACTTCAACGATCGCGTGCTGGCGATCGCCGACGACGAAACGGTTCCTCTGCTAGAGCGCGCCAAGTTCTTGGCGATTCACAGCTCCAACCTCGACGAGTTCTTTCAGGTGCGCGTTGCCGGCGTGGTCAACCAATTGGCCGCGGGCGTAGGCAAGCTGGCACCCGACGCCATGAATCGTTCGCAGATCCTGGCCGGCATTCGCGAGAAGGTGCAGCAGCAGCACGAGCGTGCCGAGCGCATCTTCCACACCGAGCTGGTTCCGGCGCTTGCCACCGAGGGCATCGCTTACAGCAACTGGCAGAGCCTCGACGACGACGACCGCGAATTTCTCGACGTCATGTTCCGCGACCGGATGTTCCCGGTGCTGACGCCGCTGGCCGTAGACCCGGCCCACCCGTTTCCCTACATCTCCAACAAGTCGCTGAACCTGGCCGTGTTCCTTCGCCATCCCGAGGGTGGCGCCTTGCAGTTCGCCAGGGTGAAGGTTCCGCCCATCCTCCCCCGCTTCGTCGTGATGCCAGACGGCGAGCGGTTCGTGCCGCTCGAGCAGGTCATCGCCGTACATCTGGGCGAGCTGTTCCCCGGCATGGATGTGGTCAGCCACGTGCCGTTCCGCGTCACCCGCGATACCGACATCGAGATCGACGACGACACCGCCGCCGACTTGATGGAAGAGATCGAGAGCCAGCTCGCCCGCCGTCGTTTCGGCGGCGCCGTGCGCCTCGAGGTCGAACAACACGTCGAGGACGAGGCGCTCGAGTTGCTGCAGCGCGAGCTGCGCATAGACCCCCAGCACATCTACCTACTCGACGGCCCACTCGACATGACCGGCCTGTGGTCGCTGTACAACCTCGATCGTCCCGAGCTCAAGTACGAGACCTACACCCCGCAAATTCCCCCCGCCTTCTTGCGGGCCCGCGCCGCGGGCCGCTCCATCTGGGCGACCCTTCGCGACCAGGACGTGCTGGTTCACCACCCCTACGAGTCGTTCGTGTCCTCGGTAGAAGAGTTCGTGGCCCGCGCAGCCAAAGACCCCTGGACGTTGGCCATCAAGATGACGCTCTATCGCACCGCGTCCGATTCGACCATCGTCGACTCGTTGATAGAGGCCGCCCAGGCCGGCAAGCAGGTGGTGGTGCTGGTCGAGCTGAAGGCCCGCTTCGACGAAGAGGCCAACATCGGTTTCGCCAGACGCCTCGAGCGCGCTGGTGTGCACGTGGCCTATGGCCTCGTGGGTCTAAAGACCCACAGCAAGACGGCCCTGGTTGTGCGCCAGGAGGGCGACACCATCCGCCGCTATGGCCACATCGGTACCGGCAACTACAACGCCCAGACCGCGCGTATCTACGAAGACCTGGGCGTGTTCACCTCCGACCCCGAAGTCGGCGCAGACCTGACCTATCTGTTCAACTCGCTCACTGGATACAGCGCAGACGACAAGTTCAACCGTCTGGTCATCGCGCCCCAAAGCGTTCGCCCCGCCATCCTCGAGCTGATCGACATCGAGAGCCACTACGACGATGGCCACATCGTCATGAAGATGAACTCGCTGGTCGATCCCGAGATCATCCAGGCGTTGTACGAGGCCAGCCGCCGCGGCACGCGCGTCGATCTGATAGTGCGTGGCATCTGCTGCTTGGTGCCAGACATCGAAGGGGTGTCCGAGAACATCAATGTGGTCAGCATCGTCGGCCGCTACCTGGAACACAGCCGCATCTATCGCTTCGGGTCGGCGGCCCGTGGCTATCACCATCTGATCGGTTCGGCCGACATGATGCAGCGCAACCTCGACGGCCGCGTCGAGTGTTTGGCCCCCGTCAGCTCGCCCAACGATGTCGACCGGCTCAACCGCATGATCGACCTCTATCTCGACGAGGACGCCATCGCGTGGCATCTCGATAACGAGGGTGTGTGGAGCCTGCACCGCGACGAGCACAGCTTCGACGTGCAGGAAGCGATGGAGCAGGGTGCCGCTGCGGCCTACCTGTACGGCCGCCAGGAGACCATCTGA
- a CDS encoding MFS transporter translates to MIMTVGGSLRFQFVWLTEELTDWDGAPGLVILGFGLPAMMLSLQAGSLSDRVSQRNLIIAMALAAACVMITTAVLVATDIATPRWAAAVAILAGAAIAMMSPALQAAIPRLVEPELLMSGVALGSMAMNVSLMAGAVVGGVVIEVFDIQTSFAVMAVFLVLAAYLMRPVIIAQASGQPPARAGAIRDGLRLVRRLEPVRSLVACGLVMSTAGALVQISTPDIVRDEMGLGAGPASLLNLFLGVGMFATTAFIASRKTISRRGLWMALAFSSISGSMMVVLGFSKVYALSAVAMLAWGLGGGIVVTMQRTLIQEHTPGEYMGRVMGLLMLTMTGSLPLAAALASWLNATIGPPNTLVITGFVVSCAAATISLRPAIRTVE, encoded by the coding sequence TTGATCATGACCGTGGGCGGCAGCCTGCGATTCCAGTTCGTGTGGCTGACAGAGGAGCTCACAGACTGGGACGGCGCGCCCGGTCTGGTCATCCTGGGGTTTGGGTTGCCCGCCATGATGCTGAGCCTGCAGGCCGGCTCGCTCAGCGACCGGGTCAGCCAGCGCAATCTCATCATCGCCATGGCACTGGCCGCTGCGTGCGTGATGATCACCACGGCCGTCCTCGTGGCCACCGACATCGCCACCCCCCGGTGGGCGGCTGCGGTGGCGATCTTGGCCGGGGCCGCCATCGCCATGATGAGCCCGGCGTTGCAGGCCGCCATTCCCAGGTTGGTCGAACCCGAGTTGTTGATGAGCGGTGTGGCCCTGGGGTCGATGGCGATGAACGTTTCGTTGATGGCCGGAGCCGTCGTCGGTGGTGTGGTGATCGAGGTATTCGACATCCAGACCTCGTTCGCCGTGATGGCGGTGTTCCTGGTGCTGGCCGCCTACTTGATGCGACCGGTCATCATCGCCCAAGCGTCCGGGCAACCGCCTGCTCGTGCCGGTGCAATACGCGATGGGCTGCGGCTGGTACGCAGGCTCGAACCCGTGCGCAGCCTCGTCGCCTGCGGTTTGGTGATGTCGACCGCAGGTGCGCTGGTGCAGATCTCGACGCCCGACATCGTTCGCGACGAGATGGGTCTGGGCGCTGGGCCCGCCAGCTTGCTGAACCTGTTCCTGGGCGTGGGAATGTTTGCCACCACGGCATTCATCGCCAGCCGCAAGACCATCTCGCGCCGGGGTCTTTGGATGGCGCTGGCGTTCTCCAGCATTTCGGGCTCGATGATGGTGGTGCTGGGGTTCAGCAAGGTCTATGCACTGTCTGCGGTTGCGATGTTGGCCTGGGGCCTGGGCGGCGGAATCGTCGTCACCATGCAGCGGACCTTGATCCAAGAGCACACACCCGGCGAGTACATGGGCCGGGTGATGGGCCTGCTGATGTTGACCATGACCGGAAGCCTGCCGTTGGCCGCAGCGCTGGCCAGCTGGCTCAACGCCACCATCGGGCCGCCCAACACGCTGGTGATCACCGGTTTCGTCGTGTCGTGCGCGGCTGCCACCATCAGCCTGCGACCTGCCATTCGCACCGTCGAGTGA
- a CDS encoding FHA domain-containing protein: protein MSVTPSQCPGCGSVPEPDHLFCEKCGFDFITSTAAEAPEVEVEVAAAEPGAVSPPSTVVVSVDPQHHAFIDPDGQLELPDPVPEPTQVTLAPASLVGRRSDSRAVYPEVDVAALTGDPAVSARQAMLRRRDDGSWVISDLESTNGTYLRRPGTQPVMLDPGIEVPVEPDATILVGAWTALRLT from the coding sequence GTGAGCGTCACGCCTTCGCAGTGTCCGGGTTGTGGCTCGGTGCCCGAGCCCGACCATCTGTTTTGCGAGAAGTGCGGTTTCGACTTCATCACGTCCACAGCGGCCGAAGCGCCAGAGGTCGAGGTCGAGGTCGCGGCCGCCGAGCCGGGTGCCGTTTCGCCACCGTCCACGGTTGTAGTCTCGGTCGACCCGCAGCACCACGCGTTCATCGACCCCGACGGGCAGCTCGAATTGCCCGACCCGGTCCCCGAACCCACCCAGGTCACGTTGGCGCCGGCGTCGTTGGTAGGCCGACGCAGCGACAGTCGTGCCGTATACCCCGAGGTGGACGTGGCTGCGCTCACCGGCGACCCTGCGGTGTCTGCTCGTCAGGCGATGCTGCGCCGCCGCGACGACGGGTCGTGGGTCATCTCCGACCTCGAGTCGACCAACGGCACCTACCTGCGACGACCCGGCACCCAGCCGGTGATGCTCGACCCAGGCATCGAGGTGCCCGTCGAACCAGACGCCACCATCCTCGTTGGCGCTTGGACGGCCCTGCGTCTCACCTAG
- a CDS encoding FG-GAP-like repeat-containing protein has protein sequence MSIRWLWFPAAVAVAVVVGVALGLLTDTDSDSEVQSSASSTSTTVSNDPTSTTTASPTTTVTTDDTAGTTTTTEGNSVPVGFSTQWGWFHTGTSTGELPAMQPIPEQTALVVADFDGDGSDDIIVGGRRGENALQLMRLTPSGWSTAVIEPDELSIEAGGAAHDIDGDGDLDLAMGGDFSSQDVWWWENPGADNIEQRWTRRTIKTNGGPKHHDMVFADIDGDGPAELIFWNQRSETPTLWAATIPADPTSAGQWNRDSIFFGTDASEGLDAGDVDGDGDIDLLAGGNLLVNDGSGGFSATEIAADLVGGRALMAQLVAGDAAELIFDSGEAAGPTVWFQWDGSQWVRNELRSVTNQGHSLDAGDVDGDGDVDILSGEMRLEVGDAARLTVFLNDGAGSFETRDISFGMDNHASSFGDVDGDGDLDIVSKPFNWDTPRLDVWINSEATALANGWQRTVIDPNRPDRAVFLRAGDLDGDGDADLAAGPWWYQNPGDTTGEWVRNSFGEPLNQVVLLYDLDLDGDLDAFGTEGVGSEPNADMVWARNDGGGQFTVIPGIAEGDGDFVQGATAGAFGDTERLRVLISWHEAGKGIQSFSPVVGEESTRRWDYEVIIDESQDEDLSSPDVDGDGDLDVMMGTMWLPNRPGGSPTVTLHQPATGTPDRHRSVDMDGDGDIDVVVSYEDSQNGRVAWYEQGDNPEDPWTEHPIGDVTLGLSMDVGDIDRDGDIDVVVGEHSTTDPNSMSLLLFENGGDSRSWLRGRISTGDEHHDATVLVDLDGDNDLDIASLGWTHGRVVVFENPGV, from the coding sequence GTGAGTATTCGTTGGCTGTGGTTTCCGGCAGCTGTCGCGGTGGCTGTGGTGGTCGGTGTGGCGCTGGGTCTGTTGACAGACACCGACTCTGACTCTGAGGTTCAGAGTTCTGCCTCGTCCACCTCGACAACGGTCTCAAACGACCCGACGTCTACGACCACCGCCTCGCCGACCACGACCGTCACCACCGACGACACCGCCGGCACAACGACCACCACCGAGGGCAACAGTGTTCCCGTCGGGTTCTCGACCCAGTGGGGCTGGTTCCACACCGGCACGTCGACTGGCGAGCTTCCCGCCATGCAGCCAATCCCAGAGCAGACCGCCCTGGTCGTGGCCGACTTCGATGGCGACGGCAGCGACGACATCATCGTTGGTGGCAGGCGCGGCGAGAACGCTCTGCAACTGATGCGCCTGACCCCGTCTGGCTGGTCCACAGCAGTGATCGAGCCAGACGAACTCAGCATCGAGGCCGGCGGGGCAGCACACGACATCGACGGCGACGGCGACCTGGATCTGGCGATGGGTGGCGACTTCTCCAGCCAGGATGTGTGGTGGTGGGAGAACCCCGGAGCCGACAACATCGAACAGCGCTGGACGCGCCGCACCATCAAGACGAACGGCGGTCCCAAGCACCACGACATGGTGTTCGCCGACATCGACGGCGACGGCCCGGCCGAGCTGATCTTCTGGAATCAGAGGTCCGAGACCCCGACTCTGTGGGCGGCGACGATTCCTGCCGATCCGACTTCGGCCGGCCAATGGAACCGCGACAGCATCTTCTTCGGCACCGACGCCAGCGAGGGCCTCGATGCCGGTGATGTCGACGGCGACGGCGACATAGACCTTCTGGCGGGCGGCAATCTGCTGGTCAACGACGGATCCGGCGGCTTCTCCGCCACCGAAATCGCCGCCGATCTGGTCGGTGGACGAGCGCTCATGGCCCAGCTGGTCGCAGGCGATGCCGCCGAGCTGATCTTCGACTCCGGCGAGGCAGCGGGGCCGACGGTGTGGTTCCAGTGGGACGGCTCGCAGTGGGTCCGTAACGAGCTGCGTTCGGTCACGAACCAGGGCCACAGTCTCGACGCCGGCGATGTAGACGGCGACGGCGACGTCGACATCTTGAGCGGTGAGATGCGTCTGGAGGTCGGCGACGCCGCAAGGCTCACCGTGTTCCTGAACGACGGCGCGGGCTCGTTCGAAACGCGAGACATCTCGTTTGGTATGGACAACCATGCCTCGTCGTTCGGCGACGTCGACGGCGACGGCGACCTCGACATCGTCTCGAAGCCGTTCAACTGGGACACCCCCAGGCTCGATGTGTGGATCAACAGCGAGGCGACCGCGCTGGCCAACGGTTGGCAGCGCACCGTCATCGATCCCAACCGCCCCGACCGGGCCGTGTTCTTGCGTGCCGGCGACCTCGACGGCGATGGCGATGCCGACCTCGCTGCCGGACCGTGGTGGTATCAGAACCCAGGCGACACGACCGGCGAGTGGGTTCGCAACAGCTTCGGCGAGCCTCTCAACCAGGTTGTCCTGCTTTACGACCTCGATCTCGATGGCGACCTCGACGCCTTCGGCACCGAGGGGGTTGGCTCAGAGCCCAACGCCGACATGGTGTGGGCGCGCAACGATGGTGGTGGCCAGTTCACCGTCATCCCCGGCATCGCCGAGGGTGATGGCGACTTCGTGCAGGGCGCCACCGCCGGAGCATTCGGAGATACCGAGAGGCTGCGGGTGCTCATCAGCTGGCACGAGGCGGGCAAGGGAATCCAGTCGTTCTCGCCCGTCGTGGGCGAAGAGTCGACGCGCCGGTGGGATTACGAGGTCATCATCGACGAGAGCCAGGACGAAGACCTCAGCTCGCCCGATGTCGACGGTGACGGCGACCTCGACGTGATGATGGGCACCATGTGGCTGCCCAACCGTCCGGGCGGTTCGCCCACCGTCACCCTTCATCAGCCTGCAACCGGAACACCCGACAGGCATCGCTCGGTCGACATGGACGGCGACGGCGACATAGACGTCGTGGTTTCCTATGAAGACTCCCAGAACGGCAGGGTCGCCTGGTACGAGCAGGGCGACAACCCCGAAGACCCTTGGACCGAGCACCCGATCGGTGATGTGACGTTGGGTCTGTCGATGGACGTGGGCGACATAGACCGCGACGGCGACATCGACGTGGTCGTGGGCGAACACTCGACCACCGACCCCAACTCGATGTCGCTCCTGCTGTTTGAGAACGGCGGCGACAGCCGCTCGTGGCTGCGCGGTCGCATCTCCACCGGCGACGAACACCACGACGCCACGGTCTTGGTCGATCTCGACGGCGACAACGACCTCGACATAGCCTCTCTGGGTTGGACTCACGGCCGTGTGGTCGTGTTCGAGAACCCGGGGGTCTAG
- a CDS encoding CpsD/CapB family tyrosine-protein kinase: MDEDELITRRALRSLRKAAPIAVLVAIAAGLAAFLTQTVSDPTYSSKASVELTDEAAAGIGASRTRNDALQEIAAQLLRLESAEFEVAVAERMGDQGDDLIRFFGTNSEETPVIVITAEATNAQAAQLGVDAAVDEFVAQRVVESNENLSRELTPLREQRDQVLADIDALRAQLDEARANGATQDEISILENRTGQALDRLGDYDKAIQEREFLIASSAGEVRVINRATPAVESAQSSIMRPVQIAVLALVLTLIAAVVISRVRGKLNLLDDVRAVAGPDVPILATIPKFRKKFSDGSAALVVGRRNARREAEAFRYMRTAIEVATEGQTPLVVAFTSANPNEGKSVTAGNYALAMARSGRSTVVLDGDLLNSTVSELFDAEGQNAFAAVMHGNVDPTTEQWFEYPTSGEPVTLLVSPKAKNSASRYELASSHVNAVYGKLETSWNTVVVDCPPALAVSDALVLAKEADVAILVVRMGKTSRRELDNALIQCEQAGVRLAGIVTTHSTEKAESYYGYGYSYGGGGE, from the coding sequence TTGGACGAAGACGAACTGATAACTCGCCGTGCGCTTCGTTCCCTGCGCAAGGCGGCGCCAATCGCCGTCCTGGTGGCCATCGCAGCCGGGCTGGCTGCCTTCCTGACCCAGACCGTCAGCGACCCCACCTATAGCTCGAAAGCATCGGTGGAACTGACCGACGAGGCCGCAGCGGGCATCGGTGCGTCGAGAACCCGCAACGACGCTTTGCAAGAGATCGCCGCCCAGCTGCTGCGCCTGGAGTCTGCCGAGTTCGAGGTGGCGGTGGCCGAGCGGATGGGCGACCAGGGCGACGACCTGATTCGCTTCTTCGGGACGAACAGCGAAGAAACGCCCGTCATCGTCATCACCGCCGAGGCCACCAACGCCCAGGCCGCCCAACTGGGCGTAGACGCCGCCGTCGACGAATTCGTCGCCCAACGCGTGGTCGAGTCGAACGAGAACCTCAGCCGCGAGCTGACTCCACTTCGCGAACAGCGCGACCAGGTGCTGGCCGACATCGACGCCCTTCGAGCCCAACTGGACGAGGCCCGGGCCAACGGCGCCACCCAGGACGAGATCTCGATCCTCGAGAACCGCACCGGCCAGGCGCTGGACCGCCTTGGCGACTATGACAAGGCCATTCAAGAGCGCGAGTTCCTGATCGCCAGCTCGGCCGGCGAGGTTCGCGTGATCAACCGGGCAACGCCAGCTGTCGAGTCAGCCCAGAGTTCGATCATGAGGCCCGTGCAGATCGCCGTGTTGGCGTTGGTGCTGACCCTGATCGCCGCCGTGGTGATCTCGCGTGTTCGGGGAAAGCTGAACCTGCTTGACGACGTACGCGCCGTCGCCGGCCCCGACGTGCCGATCCTGGCGACGATTCCGAAGTTCCGCAAGAAGTTCTCCGACGGCAGCGCTGCATTGGTAGTGGGCCGACGCAACGCCAGGCGCGAAGCCGAGGCGTTCCGCTACATGCGCACCGCGATCGAGGTCGCCACCGAAGGCCAGACCCCATTGGTGGTGGCGTTCACCAGCGCCAACCCGAACGAAGGCAAGAGCGTGACGGCCGGCAACTATGCCCTGGCCATGGCACGCTCTGGCCGGTCGACGGTGGTGCTGGACGGCGACCTGCTGAACTCGACCGTGTCCGAGCTGTTCGACGCCGAAGGCCAGAACGCATTCGCCGCCGTTATGCACGGCAATGTCGACCCCACCACGGAACAGTGGTTCGAATACCCGACCAGCGGCGAGCCCGTGACCCTTCTGGTGTCGCCAAAGGCCAAGAACTCGGCCAGCCGTTATGAGCTGGCGTCGAGTCACGTCAACGCCGTGTACGGCAAGCTCGAAACCAGCTGGAACACCGTGGTGGTCGACTGCCCGCCCGCACTGGCCGTCAGCGACGCGCTGGTGCTTGCCAAGGAAGCCGACGTGGCCATCCTGGTCGTACGCATGGGCAAGACCAGCCGTCGCGAGCTCGACAACGCCCTGATCCAGTGCGAACAAGCCGGCGTGCGCCTGGCCGGAATAGTCACCACACACTCGACCGAGAAAGCCGAGTCGTACTACGGCTATGGCTACTCGTATGGCGGCGGTGGCGAATAG
- a CDS encoding acetolactate synthase large subunit, with the protein MPTGSDIMFQTALAAGIDTCFANPGTTEMAMVASLDRVPGMRAVLTMFEGVASGAADGYWRASGKPALGLFHLGPGFANALANNHNARRGFSPVVNLIGDQTTSHLPYDAPLTSDTEKVATWAGWHRYVRSTNDISADTAAAIEAATTGQRGPASLVIPADVTWEQAPDDITMPTIGALSPVADDVIAEAAELLRRPGTALIVGGAWLTADMALDATAIAHATGCQLFSYRVPNADVGQGVPRIIEVPYFPEQAMQALADVETAVMLGTTEPVTFFGYPDTPSETLPAGSRRFSMGGPEADVAAALGALAQTLGAARQPVSTPARPDKPTGPLNVDTLGAAVIAGMPDGAMMVQEGITSAAGLRRYSLSAPTHPSFSPTGGAIGGGLPLAVGAACAQPDRRVIAFQADGSSMYTIQSLWTMARENLDVTVVLCNNQRYAILEVELLRAGIEKPGPKAASLTSLGNPVIDFATVAKGMGVDATRATTADEFVAAFDRANAEPGPHLIEALL; encoded by the coding sequence ATGCCGACCGGATCCGACATCATGTTCCAGACCGCCCTTGCGGCGGGAATCGACACCTGCTTTGCCAACCCGGGCACGACCGAGATGGCGATGGTGGCCTCCCTCGACCGCGTACCTGGCATGCGTGCTGTGCTGACGATGTTCGAGGGTGTAGCTTCCGGAGCGGCCGACGGCTACTGGCGTGCCAGCGGCAAGCCGGCGCTCGGCCTGTTCCACCTGGGCCCCGGGTTCGCCAACGCCCTGGCCAACAACCACAACGCCCGGCGCGGCTTCTCACCCGTGGTCAACCTGATCGGCGACCAGACGACGTCGCACCTCCCCTACGACGCTCCCTTGACCTCAGACACCGAGAAGGTCGCCACCTGGGCCGGTTGGCACCGCTATGTGCGGTCGACCAACGACATCTCCGCCGACACGGCCGCCGCGATCGAGGCCGCCACCACCGGCCAGCGGGGCCCAGCGTCGCTGGTCATCCCCGCCGACGTCACCTGGGAACAGGCTCCCGACGACATCACCATGCCAACGATCGGCGCCCTCAGCCCGGTGGCCGACGACGTCATAGCCGAGGCGGCCGAGCTTCTGCGACGCCCCGGCACCGCCTTGATCGTGGGCGGCGCCTGGCTCACTGCCGACATGGCGCTCGACGCCACCGCCATCGCGCACGCCACCGGCTGTCAGCTGTTCAGCTACCGGGTGCCCAACGCCGATGTCGGCCAGGGAGTACCTCGAATCATCGAGGTGCCTTACTTCCCCGAACAGGCCATGCAGGCGCTGGCCGATGTCGAGACCGCCGTGATGCTTGGCACCACCGAACCGGTGACCTTCTTCGGCTATCCCGATACCCCCAGCGAAACGCTGCCCGCAGGCTCGCGACGCTTCTCGATGGGCGGTCCCGAAGCCGACGTGGCGGCCGCGCTGGGCGCTCTCGCCCAGACCCTCGGCGCAGCCCGCCAGCCGGTCAGCACACCTGCCCGCCCCGACAAGCCCACCGGCCCGCTGAACGTCGACACCCTGGGCGCGGCGGTCATCGCCGGCATGCCCGACGGCGCCATGATGGTCCAGGAAGGCATCACGTCGGCTGCGGGGCTTCGCCGCTATTCGCTCAGCGCCCCTACCCACCCCAGCTTCTCGCCCACGGGCGGGGCAATCGGCGGCGGGCTTCCGCTGGCGGTCGGAGCTGCCTGTGCCCAACCCGACCGTCGTGTCATCGCCTTCCAGGCCGATGGCTCGTCGATGTACACCATCCAGTCACTGTGGACGATGGCGCGTGAGAACCTCGACGTGACCGTGGTTCTGTGCAACAACCAGCGCTACGCCATTCTCGAGGTCGAGTTGTTGCGCGCCGGCATCGAGAAGCCGGGGCCCAAGGCGGCCTCGCTGACGTCGCTGGGCAATCCGGTCATCGACTTCGCCACCGTCGCCAAGGGAATGGGCGTAGACGCGACCAGGGCCACCACAGCCGACGAATTCGTCGCTGCATTCGACCGGGCAAACGCAGAGCCGGGGCCCCACCTCATCGAGGCCCTCCTCTGA
- a CDS encoding O-antigen ligase family protein codes for MSRLGRILPVIAVAMLGVADLQVAGWGWTASATGPSNRTLALVVVWTFAAAVGIFTIARAPRDRLARLWPLAALVGWAAISGLFGIDPARSVFAALGLAAVALAAVAAALGPGRGFLGVAVGTGVFTYASLVGDAISPADDSLFLGRFGGYASEPNVMAYIAGLFIVCGAISAAGTKRRAASAAIIAISLPAGLYAVVESDTRTAFGALAVAGLVAAFDRAPMPLIVAGFVAAVLVYPQVDLADATSAVRRDSTEQLSELNGRTPIWRLSFNAIEQDPLTGAGLASGEPQIRAAAHGEGIAVFSASSHNHAIEIARELGLVGLGLALVALVRAAPWKSRRLRPLLAYLLVMSVTMPTSGLPGLITAAWFVVIATGSTSSPGVHSTALGEGRQESVGSIRGTDGRRLPLHQP; via the coding sequence ATGAGCCGTCTCGGTCGCATCTTGCCCGTCATCGCGGTGGCGATGCTGGGCGTCGCCGATCTTCAGGTCGCCGGCTGGGGCTGGACGGCCTCGGCCACCGGCCCGTCCAACAGAACGCTGGCACTGGTTGTGGTGTGGACGTTCGCGGCGGCGGTGGGCATCTTCACCATCGCCAGAGCCCCAAGGGACCGCCTTGCGCGCCTGTGGCCGCTGGCCGCGCTGGTCGGTTGGGCGGCGATCAGCGGCCTGTTTGGCATCGACCCAGCCCGTTCGGTGTTTGCGGCGTTGGGTCTTGCTGCGGTGGCCCTTGCGGCGGTCGCGGCCGCGCTTGGGCCAGGCCGTGGGTTCTTGGGTGTTGCTGTAGGCACGGGCGTGTTCACCTATGCCTCCCTCGTGGGCGACGCGATCAGCCCGGCCGACGACAGCTTGTTCCTGGGCCGGTTCGGGGGTTACGCGTCCGAGCCGAACGTCATGGCCTACATCGCTGGGCTGTTCATCGTTTGTGGTGCCATCAGCGCCGCTGGCACCAAGCGTCGGGCGGCCAGTGCCGCCATCATTGCGATATCGCTGCCCGCGGGCCTCTATGCCGTGGTCGAGTCCGATACCCGAACAGCGTTTGGGGCACTTGCCGTCGCAGGCCTGGTCGCCGCGTTCGACCGGGCCCCCATGCCGTTGATCGTCGCCGGGTTCGTGGCGGCGGTGCTGGTGTACCCGCAGGTGGATCTGGCCGATGCCACCAGCGCCGTCAGACGTGACAGCACCGAGCAACTGTCCGAGCTCAATGGCCGCACCCCCATCTGGCGGCTTTCGTTCAACGCGATCGAGCAAGATCCTTTGACTGGTGCTGGCCTGGCGTCGGGCGAACCCCAGATACGTGCGGCCGCCCACGGCGAAGGCATCGCCGTGTTCAGCGCAAGCTCGCACAATCATGCGATCGAGATAGCCCGCGAGCTCGGGTTGGTGGGCCTGGGGTTGGCCTTGGTGGCCCTGGTCAGGGCCGCGCCATGGAAGAGCCGTCGCCTCCGGCCGTTGCTCGCCTATCTGTTGGTGATGTCGGTCACCATGCCCACGTCGGGGCTACCCGGCTTGATAACCGCTGCATGGTTCGTGGTGATCGCAACAGGGTCCACGAGTTCACCCGGAGTTCACTCGACCGCGCTGGGCGAGGGTCGACAGGAGTCTGTAGGTTCAATCCGAGGCACCGATGGACGACGACTTCCCCTACATCAACCGTGA